GTCGAACTGCGCCCGGGTGAACGCGGTCCCGCACGAGGCCACCGCGACCGTCCGCGCCCCGCCCGGCGCCTGATGGATCAGCTGGGCGGCGATCGCGTCGGTCGGCCCCTCGACGACCAGGAACCGGTCGGGCACTCCGGGGCCGGCCGCCTGCACCGTCAGGCCGTAGAGCAGCTCGCTCTTGTGGAAGGCGGGGGTGTCGGCGGTGTTGCGGAACTTCGCGGGGCTGCGCCCGGACAGGTCCCGCCCGGTGAACCCGGCGATCTGCCCGCCGGGCGTGTGCACGGGGAACATCAGCCGGTCGCGGAACACGTCGTACAGGCCACCTCCGTGCAGCCGGCTGACCGCGACCAGTCCGGCGTCCAGCAGCACCTGCTCGGCGAACCCGCGTTCGCGCAGGTGCCGCAGCAGCGCGTCCTCGGCAGCGGGCGCGACGCCCAGCTGCCAGTCGCCGCCCGCCTCGGCCGCCGAGGCGATGCCGTGCGAGCGCAGGTAGGCGGCCGCGGCGCGATTGCGCGGCAGGTGCGTGGCGTAGAACTCCGCCGCGGCGGCATTGGCGGCGTACAGGGCCGCCAGGTCAGCCGCCGGGCGCGGCGCAACGGGTCCCCGGTCCGGCCGGGCGGTTGCGGACGGGGCGTCGCTGCGACGCGCCGCCGGGGCGGACGTCCCGGGCGCGCTGCTCCGGCGCAAGGCCTGCGCCGAGGGCGTGGACGGGGTGGGCGGATGGCGCGCCGGGGCGGCGGGCGCCGACGTGCTGCCGGGCCGGCGCGGTGCGGGGACGGCGGCCGTGCCGTGGCGCGCTGCCGGGCCCGGCGGCGCCGTCGCGGTGCCCTCGTGGCGTGGCGCGGGCGGAGGTGTCCCGGGCCGGTCCAGCGCACGCCGGTCCAGTGCGCGCCGCAGCCGGGCGGTGAGTGCCCCGGCGGCGCGCAGCGCCCGCTCGGTCGTCTCGACGACGGCCCGGTCGGTGGGCGCCTGGCCCAGCGCGGCGGTCCAGCCGCCCGCCGGGATGTGCGGCGGCCGCAGGCCGAACCTGCGGGCGACGACCCGCGCCGCCCCGGCGGCCTGCAGCTCGCGGGCTGGGCCCGGAGGCAGCAGCCGTCGGGCGAGGTGGTGGACCAGGTGCCCGGCTGACGCGGACAGCGGCTGCTCGGCGGCGAGGTCGAGATGATCGCCCTCGGCGTGCACCGCGGCGTCGAGGCCCTGTCCCAGCCGCACGCTCAGCCCGGCCGCGTCGGCCAGCGCCGCCAGCGCGGACACCACCGGCACCAGGTCGGGCACCGGCTCGCGCGGTGTGGGCACGGCGTCGGTCTGGGCGACGTCGAACGCGGTGACCGCATCGGAGCCCTCACCGCTCTCGCGCGCCTGCAGCAGCGTGATGCCGCGCTCGCCGCGGCGCACGTGGGCGCCCCGCGCCCGCCACTGGTCGTAGGTGCCCAGCTCGGTCGCGTCCGGACGCTGCCGCGCGATCAGCAGCACGTCGTGCACGCCGCGGCCCGGGTGCCGGGCGGCCACGTCGAGCAGCCGTGCCCAGGCCTGCGCGCCGGTCAGGTCGGCGATCGCCAGCCGCAGCGTGAGCAGGGCCGTGTGGCGCATGGCGCGGCTCGCCGGATGAGCCCGTACGGTCATGATCACCTGCCTGCCGATACCTGCGGTGCGCGGACGCCGACATTCCGTCACCCATCATCGGGCGTCCCTATGACATCGACGCGAATCACGACGTGAGCGCCTCAGGGATCACCCCGGCCGCACGGCTCAGGTCGGCTGCGGGAGAACGCCGGAGGTGCGGGCGGCCGCGCCGTCCGTAGCGTCGAGAACGTGCTCGACAGTCGTACGGGCGACCCGGTTTGCTCCGCCGCCCCCGCTGATGCTAAATCTGCGTTGGCACTCAGACACGACGAGTGACAACGCAGAAGGAGGATGCCGGGTGAGCCAGACCGAGACGTTCGAGTTCCAGGCGGAGGCGCAGCAGCTGCTCCAGCTGATGATCCACTCCATCTATTCGAACAAGGACGTGTTCCTGCGCGAGCTGGTGTCCAACGCCTCCGACGCCCTGGACAAGCTGCGCCTGGAATCGCTCATCGACAAGGAGCTGGACGCCGACACCGGCGACCTGCACATCGAACTGATCGCCGACCGCGAGCAGCGCACCCTGACCATCCGCGACAACGGCATCGGGATGACCCGCGACCAGGTCGTCGAGCTGATCGGCACGATCGCCCGGTCCGGCACCGCCGAGTTCGTCAGCCGGTGGCAGCAGGCCAAGCACGACGGCACCGCCGAGCTGATCGGCCGGTTCGGCATCGGCTTCTACTCCAGCTTCATGGTCGCCGACCGGGTGGTCCTGGTGACCCGCCGTGCGGGCGAAACCGAGGGGACCCGCTGGGAGTCGGCCGGCGCCGACACGTACGAGATCTCCACCGTGGCCGACGCCGCCCCCGGCACGGCCGTGACCCTGCACCTCAAGCCGGCCGACGAGGACAACCACCTCTTCGACTACACCGACCCGGCGGTGCTGCGGCGCATCGTCAAGCGCTACTCCGACTTCATCGCCTGGCCGATCCGGACGCCCGCCGCTGAGGAGGGGGCTGCGGCCGAGACCCTCAACTCGATGAAGGCGCTGTGGTCGCGGCCCGCCGCCGAGATCAAGCCCGAGGAGTACACGGAGTTCTACCGGCACGTCAGCCACGACTGGACCGACCCGCTGGAGACGATCCACCTGCGCACCGAGGGCACGCTGTCCTTCGACGCGCTGCTGTTCCTGCCCGCGCACGCCCCGTACGACCTGTTCTCGCGCGGCGCCCGGCGCGGCGTCCAGCTCTACATCAAGCGCGTGTTCATCATGGACGACTGCGAGGCGCTGCTGCCGGAGTACCTGCGCTTCGTCAAGGGCGTCGTCGACTCCGCCGACCTGTCGCTCAACGTGTCCCGCGAGATCCTGCAGCAGGACCGGCAGATCCAGACCATCCGCCGCCGCCTGGTCAAGAAGGTGCTCGGCACGCTCAAGGACATGCTGGCCAAGGACCCCGACAAGTACGCCGGCTTCTGGCGCGAGTTCGGCCAGGCCGTCAAGGAGGGCCTGCTCAACGACCAGGACAACCAGGCCGCGATCCTCGACGTCGTCCAGTTCGCCTCCACCCACGACCCGGCCAGGCCGACCACCCTGCGCGAGTACGCCGAGCGCATGAAGGACGGTCAGACCGAGATCTTCTACCTGGTCGGCGAGCAGCGGGCCACCCTGGAGAACTCGCCCCACCTGGAGGCGTTCACGGCCAACGGCGTCGAGGTGCTGCTGCTGCACGACCCCGTCGACGCGATGTGGGTCGACATGGTCACCGAGTACGACGGCAAGCCGTTCAGCTCCGCCAGCCGCGGCGAGGTCGACCTCAAGACCGAGACGGCCGACGCCCCCGACGCGGCGGAGTACACCGGCCTGCTGGGCTGGCTGAGCACCCGGCTGACCGAGAAGGTCAAGGAGGTGCGGCTCAGCACCCGGCTCACCACCTCGGCGGCCTGCCTGGTCACCGACGCGTTCGACGCCTCGCCGTCGCTGGAGCGGCTCTACCGGGCCATGGGCCAGGATCTGCCCAAGGTCAAGCGCATCCTGGAACTGAACCCGCAGCACCCGCTGGTCGAGAAGCTGCGCGCCGCCCACGCCGAGCGCGGCGACGACGACACGCTGGGCGAGACCGCCGAGTTCCTGTACGCGATGGCGGTGCTCGCCGAAGGCGGCGAGCTGGACGACCCGGCCGGGTTCACCCGGCGGCTGGCCGACCGGCTCTCCCGCACGATCTGACCGCCCGGCCGCGGGTGGGCACGCCCCGCCCGCGGCCCCGCCGCCGCGAACACGATCGGCTGCTGCCGGGAGGCTCGCGGTCCAACTGACATCGGCGCTCAAGCACGCGGCCGCGCAGGTCGCGCAGCGCTACGACGGGCAGCACGAGGACGAGGTCATGGGGTGGCTGCTCCAGGAGACACGGGACGCGCTCCACCCGGACGTCGCCGAGGGCTTCGAGCCGGACGAGGAGCGCCTGCGCCTGGTCGCCCGTGCCGTCATCGACGGCGAGCCGATCACATAGGACAGTGCCCCAAGTGTGATCAATTACGCTCCCGCAGCCGGTTAGCGCCCGCGCCCGGCCCGGGTATCGCCTGCCTGCGCCCACTGTGAGCAGGGCCGGCACTCCCGAGGAGGACGTCATGGCACAGGTGTCCCACACCGCCCTCACCCAGGTCCCCGGTGACCACCACGACCTGATCGTGCTCGCCAACCGGCTGCCCGTGGACCACGCCACGGACGAGAACGGGCGACCATGCTGGCGGCGCAGTCCCGGCGGGCTCGTCACGGCGCTTCATCCGATCATGAAGCGCCGTTCCGGTGCCTGGATCGGCTGGCACGGCCGCCCCGGGCCCGCCCCGGCGCCGTTCGTCCAGGACGGCATCCACCTGCACCCGATCGCGCTGACCGGCGACGAGGTCGACGGCTACTACGAGGGGCAGTCCAACGGCACCATCTGGCCGCTGTACCACGACGCCGTCGAGCAGCCGCAGTTCCACCGGGTCTGGCAGGACCGCTACCGGGCGGTCAACCGGCGCTTCGCCGAGGCCGCGGCGCGGGTGGCCGCGCCGGGCGCGCTGGTCTGGGTGCACGACTACCACCTGCAGCTCGTGCCCGGGATGCTCCGTGAGCTGCGGCCGGACCTGCGTATCGGCTTCTTCCTGCACATCCCGTTCCCGCCGGTCGAGCTGTTCTGCCAGCTGCCGATGCGGGAGGAGATCATGCGCGGGCTGCTTGGCGCCGACCTCGTCGGCTTCCAGCACCCCCAGGCGACCCGCAACTTCCGCACGCTGGCCGCGGACCTGCTCGGGGCGAAGGTCACGGACCGGGGGATCTGGTACGACGGACGCGACGTCGCCGCCGACACGTTTCCGATCTCGATCGACGTCGCCGAGCAGCAGCGGCTGGCCCTGGATCCCGCCGTCCGGGCGCGTGCCGCCGAGATCCGGCGGGAGCTGGGCGATCCCCGGACCGTCGTGCTGGCGGTGGACCGGCTCGACTACACCAAGGGCATCGAGTGCCGGCTGCGGGCGTACGAGGAGCTGCTCGCCGAGCGGCGGCTCGACCCGGCGGAGACGGTGCTGGTGCAGGTCGCCGTGCCGACCCGGCAGCAGATCGACCAGTATCAGGCGCTGCGGGAGCGGGTGGAGCGCGCCGTCAGCCGGATCAACGGCGAGTACGCCGGCATCGGGCGGCTGAGCGTGCACTACGTGCACCAGTCCTTCGACCGGGCGGAGCTGGCCGCGCTGTACCTGGCCGCCGACGTCATGGCGGTCACCCCGCTGCGCGACGGCATGAACCTGGTCGCCAAGGAGTACGTCGCCACCCGCACCGACGGCACCGGCGCGCTGGTGCTCAGCGAGTTCGCGGGCGCCGCCGCCGAGCTGGAGGAGGCGTGGCAGGTCAACCCGCACGACATCGACGGCCTCAAGGACGGCATCGCCGACGCCGCGGAGGCTGACGTGGCGGAGCAGCGCCGTCGTATGGACCCGATGCGCGCCCACCTGCACGCCCACGACGTGAACCGCTGGGCCACCGGCTTCATGGGCCGTCTCGACCGCGTCTCCCGCCGCTGGCCCTCGATCGCCGCCGCCTGACGGGCCTGACGACCACCTGCGCAGTTTCGGGGAGAGTGCAGACGGAACCCACTCATTCCTGCACTTTCCCCGAAACTGTGTAACGGTCGAGAGCCCAAGCAGCTCAGGGCCGTCCCGGCTATCTGAACTGCTGGAACGTTGGCGTGTGCGGGTCGGTCGGTCGTCGGGCCGACCCGCACGAGCTCAAGGCGGTGCTCCGCGAGGCTCACCCAGGGGACGGAAATGGCTTGACAGGTGAGAATCCAATGGAGACAGATGTGTCATGCCCTTGGTGAAGCCGTCGACATGGTTCTCGAGAACGCGTCGCGCCTGGAACCTTCGTTACACCAAGCAGGTTCTGCGTCTCGCGCGAGCCGCGCATGAGCAGTGGTCCGATGATCTTGCCGGATCGGCGACGCTGGACGAGCAGGCCGTCGCGCGGCTCAAGCCCATCCTGCGCACACATGAGGTGCAGCGCGCCGCATTCCACCGGTGGCCCGGCTGGTGGTGCTATCTCGCGCTCCGTGTGGTGACCGCGCTCGTCGCCGTGTCTGTTCCGGTCTGGGGCCTGGTGCGGTCGGGTCCCGAACCGCTGTGGGCAGCACTCGTCTGCTATCTCTGCGTGGGCGGCACGGTGGCCCTAGGCTACGGGATACACCAGCACCGGGTCCGGGCGTGGCAGCTCGCGGCGGCGGTGTCGGCCGGTTCGCTCGGGATGGCCACGACCTGGGCCGTCGGGTCACCTGCCGACCGCGCGGCGCTGTGGCGTGCGTTCGGCGCCGGCGTCCTGGCGGCCGGCGCGCTTCTTGTGCTGACCATGGCACGGCTTACCCTGCTGCTCGCGGTGCTGACGCGGGTGATGCGCCCACGGGCGGTGCGCCGTGCCGGATGGCTGCTGCCGTCCCAGTACGCCGCGGTGCTGCTGCTCAACGTCCTGCTGACGTCGGAGGAGGCGCGGCCCGCGAACCGCGTACCCCGCTTCCGGGTCAACTTCCTCCGCTGGCTGGCGGGGACGACCGACTACATCCGCTGGGAGGTCACCAGCTTCGCGGGCAGCCTCGAGCTGGCCGCCCACCTCACCCGTGACGCCACCGAGCGGGCTGCGATGCTGACCGCTTATCTGCGTACACATCAGACACGCCTGATGCACGACGACAGCCTTTCCGTGTACGACGTGGTGATCGGGGAACTGGCCACAGCGGTCACCGCGCTGGCGGCGGGCGACTGGAGTCCGCTGGAGGCCGCCGAGGCCACCGTCGACGAGCCATCGCGGTTCCGTCGGCTCGCCCGGCACGTGCGGCCTGCGGCGGTGCTCACCGCGACCGCCATCGGGCTGCCCTATCTGCCTGGCGTTCCGGACGGCGGCACCGCGCTGGTCGGAATCCAGCTCGGCCTCGTGGCGGCGGCCGCGCTGAGCCTGATGCCGCCGCTGGAGCAGGCGCACCGCGACCAGATCACGAACGCGTTCAGCTCGGCGGCGAAGTAGCCGGCCAGGTCAGGATCCGCCATTCGG
The Catellatospora sp. IY07-71 DNA segment above includes these coding regions:
- a CDS encoding toprim domain-containing protein, which gives rise to MTVRAHPASRAMRHTALLTLRLAIADLTGAQAWARLLDVAARHPGRGVHDVLLIARQRPDATELGTYDQWRARGAHVRRGERGITLLQARESGEGSDAVTAFDVAQTDAVPTPREPVPDLVPVVSALAALADAAGLSVRLGQGLDAAVHAEGDHLDLAAEQPLSASAGHLVHHLARRLLPPGPARELQAAGAARVVARRFGLRPPHIPAGGWTAALGQAPTDRAVVETTERALRAAGALTARLRRALDRRALDRPGTPPPAPRHEGTATAPPGPAARHGTAAVPAPRRPGSTSAPAAPARHPPTPSTPSAQALRRSSAPGTSAPAARRSDAPSATARPDRGPVAPRPAADLAALYAANAAAAEFYATHLPRNRAAAAYLRSHGIASAAEAGGDWQLGVAPAAEDALLRHLRERGFAEQVLLDAGLVAVSRLHGGGLYDVFRDRLMFPVHTPGGQIAGFTGRDLSGRSPAKFRNTADTPAFHKSELLYGLTVQAAGPGVPDRFLVVEGPTDAIAAQLIHQAPGGARTVAVASCGTAFTRAQFDLLARTAGPHTSLVLSFDADRAGTRALERAYPLAVTWPHGPVTGTRPAGHKDIADLLAARGPDRALRDLLAAERPLPLLGVRHALAKAFGGRFNPAWPEDRVRAYRTIAPYLLDAVGQDQVDLLVRAAAQRLGLDPHEVADGVVAHFAAEHERADQRR
- the htpG gene encoding molecular chaperone HtpG produces the protein MLNLRWHSDTTSDNAEGGCRVSQTETFEFQAEAQQLLQLMIHSIYSNKDVFLRELVSNASDALDKLRLESLIDKELDADTGDLHIELIADREQRTLTIRDNGIGMTRDQVVELIGTIARSGTAEFVSRWQQAKHDGTAELIGRFGIGFYSSFMVADRVVLVTRRAGETEGTRWESAGADTYEISTVADAAPGTAVTLHLKPADEDNHLFDYTDPAVLRRIVKRYSDFIAWPIRTPAAEEGAAAETLNSMKALWSRPAAEIKPEEYTEFYRHVSHDWTDPLETIHLRTEGTLSFDALLFLPAHAPYDLFSRGARRGVQLYIKRVFIMDDCEALLPEYLRFVKGVVDSADLSLNVSREILQQDRQIQTIRRRLVKKVLGTLKDMLAKDPDKYAGFWREFGQAVKEGLLNDQDNQAAILDVVQFASTHDPARPTTLREYAERMKDGQTEIFYLVGEQRATLENSPHLEAFTANGVEVLLLHDPVDAMWVDMVTEYDGKPFSSASRGEVDLKTETADAPDAAEYTGLLGWLSTRLTEKVKEVRLSTRLTTSAACLVTDAFDASPSLERLYRAMGQDLPKVKRILELNPQHPLVEKLRAAHAERGDDDTLGETAEFLYAMAVLAEGGELDDPAGFTRRLADRLSRTI
- a CDS encoding trehalose-6-phosphate synthase, producing MAQVSHTALTQVPGDHHDLIVLANRLPVDHATDENGRPCWRRSPGGLVTALHPIMKRRSGAWIGWHGRPGPAPAPFVQDGIHLHPIALTGDEVDGYYEGQSNGTIWPLYHDAVEQPQFHRVWQDRYRAVNRRFAEAAARVAAPGALVWVHDYHLQLVPGMLRELRPDLRIGFFLHIPFPPVELFCQLPMREEIMRGLLGADLVGFQHPQATRNFRTLAADLLGAKVTDRGIWYDGRDVAADTFPISIDVAEQQRLALDPAVRARAAEIRRELGDPRTVVLAVDRLDYTKGIECRLRAYEELLAERRLDPAETVLVQVAVPTRQQIDQYQALRERVERAVSRINGEYAGIGRLSVHYVHQSFDRAELAALYLAADVMAVTPLRDGMNLVAKEYVATRTDGTGALVLSEFAGAAAELEEAWQVNPHDIDGLKDGIADAAEADVAEQRRRMDPMRAHLHAHDVNRWATGFMGRLDRVSRRWPSIAAA